Proteins from a genomic interval of Hydrogenophaga sp. PAMC20947:
- the mgrA gene encoding L-glyceraldehyde 3-phosphate reductase, which translates to MYSASPDRYESMPYRACGQSGLKLPSITLGMWHNFGDATPMETQRDMLRTAFDLGITHFDLANNYGPPAGSAETNFGEHMRRDFRPYRDELIISSKAGWQMWPGPYGSGGGSRKYLLASLDQSLKRMGLDYVDIFYSHRFDADTPLEETCGALASAVQQGKALYVGISSYSAGKTREAAALLRQMGVPLRIHQPSYSLLNRWVEEDLLDTLQAEGVGCIAFSPLAQGLLTDKYLNGVPEDARINRPGGGSLRAEHLSEQNLAHVRALNTIAQARGQSLAQMAVAWVLRQPGMTSALIGASRASQIVELAGALKNLNFSAQELAAIDQHAVDGGVNLWQKPSMDQRV; encoded by the coding sequence ATGTACAGCGCATCCCCCGACCGCTATGAATCCATGCCTTACCGCGCCTGTGGCCAAAGCGGGCTCAAGCTGCCCAGCATCACGCTGGGCATGTGGCACAACTTCGGCGATGCCACCCCCATGGAAACGCAGCGCGACATGCTGCGCACCGCGTTTGATCTGGGTATCACCCACTTTGACCTGGCCAACAACTACGGGCCGCCTGCGGGCAGTGCGGAAACAAACTTCGGTGAACACATGCGTCGCGACTTTCGGCCTTACCGCGACGAGCTGATCATTTCCAGCAAGGCGGGCTGGCAGATGTGGCCTGGCCCCTACGGCTCAGGCGGCGGATCGCGCAAGTACCTGCTCGCCAGCCTGGACCAAAGCCTGAAACGCATGGGGCTGGACTACGTGGATATTTTTTACTCCCACCGGTTTGACGCCGACACACCGCTGGAGGAAACCTGCGGTGCGCTGGCCTCGGCGGTGCAGCAGGGCAAAGCCTTGTACGTGGGCATTTCCAGCTATTCGGCGGGTAAAACACGCGAAGCCGCTGCCTTGTTGCGCCAAATGGGTGTTCCCCTGCGCATTCACCAGCCGTCTTACAGCTTGCTCAACCGCTGGGTGGAAGAAGACTTGCTGGACACGTTGCAGGCAGAAGGTGTTGGTTGCATCGCGTTCAGCCCGTTGGCCCAGGGTTTGCTGACCGATAAATACCTGAACGGAGTGCCCGAAGATGCGCGCATCAACCGGCCGGGTGGTGGTTCGCTCCGGGCGGAGCACCTGAGCGAACAAAACCTGGCCCATGTGCGCGCGCTGAACACCATCGCCCAGGCGCGGGGCCAGAGCCTGGCCCAGATGGCGGTGGCCTGGGTGCTGCGCCAGCCGGGCATGACATCGGCCCTGATTGGCGCCAGCCGCGCTTCGCAGATCGTGGAGCTGGCGGGTGCGTTGAAGAACCTGAATTTCAGCGCCCAAGAGCTGGCTGCCATCGACCAGCACGCCGTGGATGGGGGTGTCAACCTGTGGCAGAAGCCTTCGATGGATCAGCGGGTTTGA
- a CDS encoding OmpW family outer membrane protein gives MKHSFSISIASAALIAAFALPVHAQSAGSWSARIGVTQIAPDVKSGNLSAPSPAGTKTDVTADTQLSGGINYMATDHVAIELPLALPFRHDLVGDGAIKGAGKVGDVKSLPLTLIAQYRFREAQAAFRPYVGLGVTYAHFYDERGTTTLTGLTNPGGTATGLTVDSRWGTTAQVGVIARLDDTWYFDASLSKTYIKTRTTLSTGQSIDIDLDPVTVMVGVGKRF, from the coding sequence ATGAAACACAGCTTCTCCATCTCCATCGCTTCCGCCGCCCTGATCGCGGCTTTCGCCCTGCCCGTACACGCCCAGTCAGCCGGCAGCTGGTCTGCTCGCATTGGCGTGACGCAGATTGCGCCCGACGTCAAAAGCGGCAACCTGTCGGCTCCCAGCCCCGCCGGCACCAAGACCGACGTGACCGCTGACACACAACTGTCGGGCGGCATCAACTACATGGCCACCGACCACGTCGCCATTGAGCTGCCGCTGGCGCTGCCTTTCCGCCACGACCTTGTCGGCGATGGCGCCATCAAAGGTGCTGGCAAAGTGGGTGATGTCAAATCCCTGCCACTGACCCTCATCGCCCAGTACCGTTTCCGGGAAGCACAGGCCGCCTTCCGCCCCTACGTGGGTCTGGGCGTGACCTATGCACATTTTTACGACGAGCGAGGCACCACCACCCTCACCGGCCTGACCAACCCCGGCGGCACCGCCACGGGACTGACCGTGGACTCCCGCTGGGGCACCACGGCCCAGGTGGGTGTGATCGCGCGCCTGGACGACACCTGGTACTTTGACGCCAGCCTGTCCAAGACCTACATCAAGACCCGGACAACACTCTCGACCGGCCAGTCCATCGACATCGATCTGGACCCCGTCACCGTCATGGTCGGCGTGGGCAAGCGGTTCTGA
- a CDS encoding 5-(carboxyamino)imidazole ribonucleotide synthase, with translation MSFKPLLPGALSERGQPITLGVMGGGQLGRMFVQAAQAMGYTTAVLDPDPASPAGLISHHHVQTAYDDPAGLAELAHLCDAITTEFENVPAPALRQLAEQRPVAPSADCVAVAQDRLQEKAHFVQCAPISGVFPAPYAGIESADQMATVPENLLPGILKTARLGYDGKGQVRVKTRAELESAWTQLGGVACVLEKLMPLRSECSVLVARGADGQTVCFPVQANTHLDGILAITEVFDGAVAGELAQRAQASTVAVANHLNYVGVLCVEYFVVDNGQGGSDLIVNEMAPRPHNSGHYSQNACDISQFEAQVRALAGLPLHTPRQHSPSLMVNLLGDLWFAPNGVRAQASEHPVPPPWAEVLALPGTHLHLYGKTSARKGRKMGHLNITGETAAQVREAAAQALVLLGLPALN, from the coding sequence ATGAGTTTCAAACCCTTGTTGCCAGGCGCATTGTCCGAGCGTGGCCAGCCCATCACCCTGGGTGTCATGGGCGGCGGCCAGCTGGGCCGCATGTTTGTGCAGGCGGCGCAGGCCATGGGTTACACCACGGCGGTGCTCGACCCCGATCCGGCCAGCCCGGCGGGCCTGATCAGTCACCACCACGTGCAGACCGCTTACGACGATCCGGCCGGTCTGGCAGAGCTGGCGCACCTGTGTGATGCGATCACCACCGAATTTGAAAACGTGCCCGCGCCGGCCTTGCGCCAACTGGCCGAGCAGCGCCCGGTGGCGCCATCGGCCGACTGCGTGGCTGTGGCGCAAGACCGCTTGCAGGAAAAAGCGCACTTTGTGCAATGCGCACCCATCAGTGGCGTGTTCCCGGCACCCTATGCCGGTATCGAGTCGGCCGACCAAATGGCCACGGTGCCGGAGAACCTGTTGCCGGGCATTCTGAAAACTGCGCGTTTGGGTTATGACGGCAAAGGCCAGGTGCGGGTGAAGACCCGGGCCGAGCTGGAGTCGGCCTGGACCCAGTTGGGTGGCGTGGCCTGTGTGCTGGAAAAGCTCATGCCGTTGCGTTCGGAGTGTTCGGTGCTGGTGGCACGCGGGGCTGATGGCCAGACCGTGTGTTTTCCGGTGCAGGCCAACACCCACCTCGACGGTATTCTGGCCATCACCGAAGTGTTTGATGGCGCGGTGGCGGGCGAGCTGGCACAACGTGCGCAGGCCAGCACGGTGGCGGTTGCCAACCACCTGAACTACGTAGGCGTCTTGTGCGTCGAATACTTCGTGGTCGACAACGGGCAAGGGGGCAGCGACCTGATCGTGAACGAAATGGCCCCGCGCCCGCACAACAGCGGCCACTATTCACAAAACGCCTGTGATATCTCGCAGTTTGAAGCCCAGGTGCGTGCGCTGGCCGGTCTGCCTCTGCACACGCCGCGGCAACACAGCCCCAGCCTGATGGTGAATCTGCTGGGGGACCTGTGGTTTGCCCCCAATGGCGTGCGTGCGCAGGCCAGCGAGCATCCGGTGCCGCCGCCCTGGGCAGAGGTGCTGGCCTTGCCGGGGACCCACCTGCACCTGTATGGAAAAACCAGCGCGCGCAAGGGCCGAAAAATGGGTCACCTGAACATCACGGGCGAAACCGCGGCCCAGGTGCGCGAGGCCGCCGCTCAGGCGCTGGTCTTGCTGGGTTTGCCCGCGCTGAACTGA
- a CDS encoding efflux RND transporter permease subunit, whose product MTDDRASGLPALSIRRPWLVIVINLLIVIAGVTAWLGVEVRELPNIDRPIVAVRANFPGASPETLDAEVTRLLEGAAARVPGVVLVRSASEEGNLRIIIEFNPNVDLIAAANDVRDAVARVQRDLPTGLENLTIVKADADAEPVMQLAVSSDTLAIDELSRVVEERIEPELISVPGVADINLFGARQQVMRVRIDPARLSAYNLAVDDVAALLRGARLDVPAGNLVSDNQDVLVRANASVTTPEELRALRFSPAVSLAQVADVFLGPADADSYVRLNDKPVVSLGVVRQAQSNSVAISDGVRAAVDRINAQQRDVRVSVVSDDAVFIRGAISEVLWSLGLAVLIVAAVVAAFLGHVRSTLVPVVAIPIALIGTLAAIWSLGYSINLLTLLALLLATGLVVDDAIVVLENIQRRRAMGLGPRAAAVLGTREVFFAVVATTLTLIAVFVPISFLPSAAGRLFAEFGFVMAIAVGISSFVALSLGPMMASRLPPDGPPGPVWKRVSAWGDAAVQRYGRWLASTLRHGWWVAGVCVLLAGFAAWLFTQLDQELTPTEDRGSLSIRLDGPDGVGLAYSDRQLEQALKAVLPLKAEGLVENVFTITGRFDPNRAEIVAPLSDWADRSVSQAQLAARVQKALNDLPGARVRIRGGSSLGRGGGDGSIQMAITGDNHARIAEAAYAFAEAIERDLPQLRDVRVNYAATQPQLSLQVDRERASALGVPLDGLDTVLRALVESTQVAELNVNDRTVPVLLQSTTRGFTNPQDLLQLSVRAADQRLVPLSQFVRFEETAIPSELERLGQRRAVQLSAVAAEGTTLQTGTQVLRDLAVKTLPSGMGLLFRGDAATLEETGRDVSITFAIALLVVFLVLVAQFESVTSAAVVLISVPFGLAAAVFSMWLSGTSVNIYSQIGLLLLVGVMAKNSILMVEFADQLRDAGRSVLEAAQEAAATRLRPIMMTMSSTVLGALPLVLGSGPGAESRAAIGWVIFGGLSLAAVFTLFLTPVVYLGVARFAQPRARQGERLAQELLAAPADETA is encoded by the coding sequence ATGACCGACGACCGCGCCTCCGGCCTGCCCGCATTGTCCATCCGCCGGCCCTGGCTGGTGATCGTGATCAACTTGTTGATCGTGATCGCCGGCGTGACAGCCTGGCTGGGTGTGGAGGTGCGCGAGCTGCCCAACATCGACCGACCCATCGTGGCCGTGCGGGCCAACTTTCCGGGCGCCTCGCCCGAGACGCTGGATGCGGAAGTGACCCGCTTGCTCGAAGGCGCGGCAGCGCGGGTGCCGGGGGTGGTGCTGGTGCGATCGGCCAGTGAAGAAGGCAACCTGCGCATCATCATCGAGTTCAATCCCAACGTCGATCTGATCGCTGCGGCCAATGACGTGCGCGATGCCGTGGCTCGGGTGCAGCGCGATCTGCCCACGGGGCTGGAGAATCTCACCATCGTCAAGGCCGACGCCGATGCCGAGCCGGTGATGCAGCTGGCCGTGTCCAGCGACACATTGGCCATCGACGAACTTTCCCGGGTGGTGGAAGAGCGCATCGAGCCCGAGCTGATTTCGGTGCCCGGCGTGGCCGATATCAACCTGTTTGGCGCGCGCCAGCAGGTGATGCGGGTGCGCATCGACCCGGCGCGCCTGAGCGCTTACAACCTCGCGGTGGACGATGTGGCGGCCTTGTTGCGCGGCGCGAGGCTCGACGTGCCGGCGGGCAACCTGGTGTCTGACAACCAGGACGTCCTGGTGCGGGCCAACGCGAGTGTGACCACACCTGAAGAGCTCAGGGCGCTGCGGTTTTCACCGGCCGTTTCGCTGGCGCAGGTGGCCGATGTATTCCTGGGGCCAGCCGATGCCGATTCCTATGTGCGCCTGAACGACAAGCCCGTGGTGAGCCTCGGCGTGGTGCGCCAGGCACAGTCCAACAGCGTGGCGATTTCCGACGGCGTGCGTGCGGCGGTGGACCGCATCAATGCGCAGCAGCGCGATGTGCGGGTGAGTGTGGTGTCGGACGATGCGGTGTTCATCCGCGGCGCGATCAGCGAAGTGCTCTGGAGTCTGGGACTGGCGGTGCTGATCGTGGCCGCAGTTGTGGCGGCTTTCCTGGGGCATGTTCGCTCCACGCTGGTGCCGGTGGTGGCCATTCCCATTGCCCTCATCGGGACCTTGGCGGCCATCTGGAGCCTGGGTTATTCGATCAATCTGCTCACACTGCTGGCCCTGCTGCTGGCCACCGGTCTGGTGGTGGACGATGCGATCGTGGTGCTGGAAAACATCCAGCGCCGGCGCGCCATGGGCCTGGGTCCGCGCGCGGCGGCGGTGCTGGGCACGCGCGAGGTGTTTTTTGCCGTGGTCGCCACCACGCTCACGCTGATCGCGGTGTTTGTGCCCATCTCGTTTTTGCCGTCAGCGGCGGGCCGCCTGTTTGCCGAGTTTGGTTTCGTGATGGCCATCGCCGTGGGCATCTCTTCGTTTGTGGCTTTGTCGCTGGGCCCCATGATGGCGTCGCGACTGCCCCCCGATGGCCCACCCGGACCGGTCTGGAAGCGGGTGTCGGCCTGGGGCGACGCTGCGGTGCAGCGCTATGGCCGCTGGCTGGCCAGCACCTTGCGCCACGGATGGTGGGTGGCGGGCGTGTGTGTGCTGCTGGCTGGGTTTGCGGCCTGGCTGTTCACGCAGCTCGACCAGGAGCTCACGCCCACCGAAGACCGGGGCAGTTTGTCGATCCGGCTCGATGGCCCTGACGGCGTGGGCCTGGCGTATTCGGACCGGCAGCTGGAGCAGGCGCTGAAGGCGGTGTTGCCACTGAAGGCGGAAGGCCTGGTGGAGAATGTGTTCACCATCACCGGCCGCTTTGACCCCAACCGCGCCGAAATTGTGGCGCCTTTATCGGATTGGGCCGATCGCTCGGTGAGCCAGGCCCAGCTGGCGGCGCGGGTGCAAAAAGCCTTGAACGACCTGCCTGGCGCGCGCGTGCGCATCCGGGGTGGAAGCAGCCTGGGGCGGGGCGGCGGGGATGGCAGTATCCAGATGGCCATCACTGGCGATAACCACGCCCGCATCGCAGAGGCTGCCTATGCATTCGCAGAAGCCATCGAGCGTGATCTGCCGCAGCTGCGTGATGTGCGGGTGAACTACGCAGCGACACAACCGCAGCTCTCTTTGCAGGTGGACCGCGAACGCGCCAGTGCGCTGGGTGTGCCACTGGACGGGCTCGATACCGTGTTGCGCGCCCTGGTCGAGAGCACCCAGGTGGCCGAGCTCAATGTGAACGACCGCACCGTGCCCGTGTTGCTGCAGTCCACCACGCGCGGCTTCACCAACCCGCAAGACTTGTTGCAACTGAGCGTGCGGGCTGCCGACCAGCGGCTGGTGCCGCTGTCGCAGTTTGTGCGTTTTGAGGAGACCGCCATTCCCAGCGAGCTGGAGCGCCTGGGGCAGCGGCGGGCGGTGCAGCTGAGCGCGGTGGCGGCCGAAGGCACCACCTTGCAGACCGGCACCCAGGTGCTGCGCGATCTGGCCGTCAAGACCCTGCCCAGTGGCATGGGCTTGCTGTTTCGCGGCGATGCGGCCACGCTGGAAGAAACCGGGCGCGACGTGAGCATCACCTTCGCCATTGCCTTGCTGGTGGTGTTCCTGGTGTTGGTGGCGCAGTTTGAGAGCGTCACCAGTGCGGCGGTGGTGTTGATCAGCGTGCCGTTTGGTCTCGCCGCGGCGGTGTTTTCCATGTGGCTGAGCGGCACGTCGGTCAACATTTACAGCCAGATTGGCCTGTTGCTGCTGGTCGGTGTGATGGCCAAGAACAGCATCCTGATGGTGGAATTCGCTGATCAGCTGCGCGATGCGGGCCGCAGCGTGCTGGAGGCCGCCCAGGAAGCGGCGGCAACCCGATTGCGGCCCATCATGATGACCATGTCGTCCACCGTGCTGGGCGCCTTGCCGCTGGTGCTGGGCAGCGGGCCAGGGGCCGAATCGAGGGCCGCCATTGGCTGGGTGATCTTTGGCGGCTTGTCGCTGGCGGCGGTGTTCACCCTGTTCCTGACGCCGGTGGTGTATCTGGGCGTGGCGCGTTTCGCCCAGCCGCGCGCGCGCCAAGGCGAGCGCCTGGCGCAGGAACTGCTGGCCGCTCCGGCTGACGAAACGGCTTGA
- the trxA gene encoding thioredoxin produces the protein MINVTAANFETEVIEASMTTAVLVDFWAPWCEPCKIIGPLLEKIETEYAGRFKLVKIDSEQEQQLSQAFGIRSIPTCVLLKNGQPVDGFLGALPEGEVKAFLDKNLPAAEVLEAVEEEADAMDALAAGDIEGALTKLQLAVETDGNNDDARFDLVKLLLELDRDDDAKVAFAPVIAKAIAVRRLDSLNRWMQTRDSQAAVTDPEARAKELHAAIAANKRDFEARFNLAQMLWANNQFVPAMDELLEILMRDKGWNEELARKTYIAILDVIDPPKPKVAEGQVPPEDPTVATYRRRLSSVVLS, from the coding sequence ATGATCAACGTCACCGCCGCCAACTTTGAAACCGAAGTCATTGAGGCTTCCATGACCACCGCCGTGCTGGTGGATTTCTGGGCGCCTTGGTGCGAACCCTGCAAGATCATTGGCCCACTGCTTGAAAAGATCGAAACCGAATACGCTGGCCGGTTCAAGCTGGTGAAAATCGATTCCGAACAGGAACAGCAACTCTCCCAGGCCTTTGGCATCCGCAGCATCCCTACCTGTGTGCTGCTGAAAAACGGCCAACCCGTGGACGGCTTCTTGGGCGCATTGCCTGAAGGCGAAGTCAAAGCGTTCCTGGACAAAAACCTGCCCGCAGCCGAAGTGCTGGAAGCGGTTGAAGAAGAAGCCGACGCCATGGACGCGCTGGCCGCCGGCGACATCGAAGGCGCACTGACCAAACTGCAACTGGCCGTGGAAACAGACGGCAACAACGACGACGCGCGCTTTGACCTGGTCAAGCTGCTGCTGGAGCTGGACCGCGACGACGACGCCAAAGTGGCATTTGCGCCCGTGATCGCCAAGGCCATCGCCGTGCGCCGCCTCGATTCGCTCAACCGCTGGATGCAGACCCGCGACAGCCAGGCCGCTGTGACCGACCCCGAAGCCCGCGCCAAAGAACTGCACGCCGCCATCGCGGCCAACAAGCGCGATTTCGAAGCCCGCTTCAACCTGGCGCAAATGCTGTGGGCCAACAACCAGTTCGTACCCGCCATGGACGAGCTGCTGGAGATCCTCATGCGCGACAAGGGCTGGAACGAAGAATTGGCGCGCAAAACCTACATCGCCATCCTCGATGTGATCGATCCACCCAAGCCCAAAGTGGCCGAAGGCCAGGTGCCGCCAGAAGACCCTACGGTGGCCACCTACCGCAGGCGCCTGTCCAGCGTGGTATTGAGCTGA
- the purE gene encoding 5-(carboxyamino)imidazole ribonucleotide mutase: MNPIQVGVVMGSSSDWDTMQHAVQILKDFGIEFEARVVSAHRMPDDMFAYAEAAVGRGLKAIIAGAGGAAHLPGMIAAKTVVPVLGVPVQSKALSGVDSLHSIVQMPKGVPVATFAIGQAGAANAALFAVAMLANEDPALHLKLVAYRVAQTEAARAMTLPPA, from the coding sequence ATGAACCCCATTCAGGTCGGCGTGGTCATGGGTTCCAGCAGCGACTGGGACACCATGCAGCACGCTGTGCAGATTTTGAAAGACTTCGGCATTGAGTTTGAAGCCCGCGTGGTGTCGGCCCACCGCATGCCCGACGACATGTTTGCCTATGCCGAAGCTGCCGTGGGCCGGGGCCTCAAGGCCATCATCGCCGGCGCCGGCGGCGCGGCGCACCTGCCGGGCATGATCGCGGCCAAGACGGTTGTCCCGGTGCTGGGTGTGCCGGTGCAGTCCAAAGCGCTGTCCGGTGTCGATTCGTTGCATAGCATTGTGCAAATGCCCAAGGGCGTGCCCGTGGCCACGTTTGCCATCGGCCAGGCCGGTGCGGCCAACGCTGCCTTGTTTGCAGTGGCCATGCTGGCCAACGAAGACCCGGCCTTGCACCTGAAGCTGGTGGCTTACCGCGTCGCCCAGACCGAAGCCGCACGTGCCATGACCCTGCCCCCCGCATGA
- a CDS encoding L-threonylcarbamoyladenylate synthase, with the protein MPRVLSANDATHVEAAAQRLAAGSLVGMPTETVYGLAADAGNASAVHRVFEAKGRPSDHPLIVHIAPAATLDAGGWRAAVAPYASEVPDFALALMERFWPGPLTLILPRHPEVAAVAAGGQSSVGLRCPMHPAAQALLVAARAHGVLGVAAPSANRFGRVSPTTAAHVAEEFADLGEDQLLILDGGACPVGIESTIVDASRGVPVLLRPGMLTPAELEAACGQPLRDRDAQAPKASGTLASHYAPRATVRLMTAQQLQTGLDMLGKDAKNIAVYASAGVRVASKSVPVRSMPASAAACAQELFAVLRELDATGVRLIWVETPPSDAAWDGVRDRLQRAAA; encoded by the coding sequence ATGCCCCGGGTTCTGAGCGCAAACGATGCCACGCATGTGGAGGCCGCTGCGCAGCGGCTGGCAGCCGGCTCGCTGGTGGGCATGCCCACCGAAACCGTCTACGGGCTGGCCGCCGATGCAGGCAACGCCAGCGCGGTGCACCGTGTTTTTGAGGCCAAAGGCCGTCCCTCTGATCATCCGTTGATCGTGCACATTGCCCCCGCTGCGACCCTGGATGCTGGCGGCTGGCGTGCGGCGGTGGCGCCCTATGCCAGCGAAGTGCCCGACTTTGCGCTGGCGCTGATGGAGCGGTTTTGGCCAGGCCCGCTCACGCTGATCCTGCCTCGCCACCCCGAAGTGGCGGCGGTCGCCGCCGGCGGTCAATCGTCGGTGGGCTTGCGCTGCCCGATGCATCCGGCCGCCCAGGCATTGCTGGTGGCGGCGCGGGCCCACGGTGTGCTGGGTGTGGCGGCGCCCAGTGCCAACCGCTTTGGCCGGGTCAGCCCGACCACGGCGGCGCATGTGGCCGAAGAATTTGCCGATCTGGGAGAAGATCAATTGCTGATCCTCGACGGCGGGGCTTGCCCGGTGGGGATCGAGTCCACCATTGTGGATGCGTCGCGCGGGGTGCCGGTGTTGTTGCGCCCCGGCATGTTGACGCCGGCAGAGCTCGAGGCCGCTTGCGGCCAGCCGCTGCGAGACCGCGATGCCCAGGCCCCCAAAGCCTCGGGCACCTTGGCTTCCCACTATGCGCCGCGTGCGACCGTGCGCCTGATGACCGCCCAGCAATTGCAGACCGGGTTGGACATGCTGGGCAAGGACGCGAAGAACATTGCGGTTTACGCCAGCGCTGGCGTGCGCGTGGCCAGCAAGTCCGTGCCGGTGCGCAGCATGCCGGCGAGTGCCGCCGCTTGTGCGCAGGAGCTGTTTGCCGTGTTGCGCGAGCTCGACGCGACCGGTGTGCGCCTGATCTGGGTGGAAACACCGCCGTCAGATGCGGCCTGGGACGGTGTGCGAGACCGGTTGCAGCGCGCGGCAGCCTGA
- a CDS encoding efflux RND transporter periplasmic adaptor subunit, with protein sequence MNRLRSPWVVLMTVLCLAAAVAWVATRTEPVQAQAPAQSSAPASAPAKAEGGRKGGRDDAPIPVIVAPVTEGSDGVELTLLGTGSARKSVTVHSPVDGEVAEVLFKPGKAVRAGDVLLRLVDRRERLAVDLAAAKVDAARVMHTRYEATRGTGAVPDTVSDEARAALRTAEIEWSQAREELSDRVVRAPFAGTPGLAAVEKGERINTDTVLTTLDDRDELHLDLQIPEAYLARVSVGQPLLAVNPAHPARRFEGRVIQIDSRVDPVTRQIKVRAVLPNADDVLRSGMSFQVNLALPGERRLSVPELALQWGRDGSFVWVVRKGKAVQVAARAVQRQDGRVLVDGGLTAQDSVVVEGVQRMREGRTVKVVGAEASGSASP encoded by the coding sequence GTGAACCGACTCCGATCGCCTTGGGTTGTCTTGATGACCGTGTTGTGTCTGGCCGCAGCTGTGGCCTGGGTGGCAACCCGCACAGAGCCTGTCCAGGCCCAGGCTCCTGCTCAGTCCTCCGCTCCTGCTTCGGCACCTGCAAAGGCGGAGGGTGGGCGCAAAGGCGGCAGAGATGACGCACCGATCCCGGTGATCGTGGCGCCCGTGACCGAGGGCAGCGACGGTGTGGAGCTGACGTTGCTGGGCACCGGATCGGCGCGAAAATCGGTCACAGTTCACTCGCCGGTTGACGGTGAGGTGGCCGAGGTCTTGTTCAAGCCGGGCAAGGCCGTGCGCGCAGGCGATGTGTTGTTGCGCTTGGTGGACCGGCGCGAGCGCCTGGCGGTGGACCTGGCGGCAGCCAAGGTGGACGCGGCGCGCGTGATGCACACCCGCTATGAGGCCACGCGGGGCACCGGCGCGGTGCCCGACACCGTGTCCGACGAAGCGCGGGCCGCTTTGCGCACCGCAGAGATCGAATGGTCTCAGGCCCGCGAAGAGCTGTCTGACCGGGTGGTGCGCGCGCCTTTCGCGGGCACGCCCGGCCTCGCCGCCGTTGAGAAAGGCGAACGCATCAACACCGATACGGTGCTCACGACGCTGGACGACCGTGATGAGCTGCACCTTGACCTGCAGATTCCGGAGGCCTATCTGGCCCGGGTCTCGGTAGGTCAGCCATTGCTGGCTGTGAACCCCGCGCATCCGGCCCGGCGATTTGAGGGCAGGGTGATCCAGATTGACAGCCGTGTGGATCCCGTGACCCGCCAGATCAAGGTGCGGGCGGTCCTGCCCAATGCCGACGATGTGTTGCGCTCGGGCATGTCGTTTCAGGTGAACCTGGCTTTGCCGGGCGAGCGCCGCTTGAGCGTGCCCGAACTCGCTTTGCAGTGGGGGCGGGATGGCTCGTTTGTGTGGGTGGTGCGCAAGGGCAAGGCCGTGCAGGTGGCGGCTCGCGCAGTGCAGCGCCAGGATGGCCGGGTGCTGGTTGATGGCGGTTTGACCGCCCAGGATTCGGTGGTGGTCGAAGGCGTGCAGCGCATGCGCGAGGGGCGCACCGTCAAGGTGGTGGGCGCTGAAGCCAGTGGCAGTGCCAGTCCATAA